The sequence CACCTATGAACACACACGCTCGTGCATTCTTACCGGCACCGTACCGATTGAATTTCAGGACACTTCTGCCGTTTGTTTTCTGGAAAAAAAATGCTTCTAGTTGCGACCACAGCAATCCTGAACACGTTGTTGGTTCCATGACGAGTAAAGAAGCTCTGTGCATGGATGGATATAAATACACTGAATTGCAGGTGCATCGCTAACGTGTTGGGCCGGCCAAATTTAGATACCAGCCCAAAAGTGAAGATCACGGTCAGGTCGCGAACTAAAATAGGCTAAAGGCGATCGATCCCTTGGCCCATATCTCCGTTGAGTTGCTGGTTCTGCTATTCCACTGGCTTCTCCTACTTGTTCAAAATTAAATAAGGAGATGATTTTAGCCCTTATAATTTTTTCTAGTTTTGTGGCTTCTGGCCCTTAGATTGAAGAAATTTGGTAAAATGGGTCGCTCGTATTTATTGCTCTGCAAAATACACCGCTTCAAACTGACCTCGTTAAAAAGGATCCTTCGAGTCTGCGCGCTCGTCAAAAGAGATCACGAGTAATTTTAGGGCACCTGACAGGTGAGTCCGTGAATCCTTGTGCCGATTCTACCTTACGGTCTCAGGCTCAACGCATGCCGTCTGTTTCCCATTTCTCCTCCTTCTCTGTCTTCCTCTCGCACGCAGCGCCATTTCCTTCCTCCCTCCTCCTCTGTCGAAGCTTGGATTTCTAGGCACGGTGCACAGGGGCGAAGCTTGGATTTCTAGGCATGGCGCACAGCGGCAGCGCCTCCTTGTCCGTGGTGTAGTCGGTGGCGACGGTGGGCGCCGAGGAGGCGGCGACGTTGATgttgaagccggtggcggccgtcGGGGACAAGGTGAGGACGGGAGGGGGAGGGGTGATCCTGGATGGGTTGAATGACGGTGCTGCAGCAGCGCCGGCGCCGTCGGCTGGGGTTTGGAGCGACGCGGCGGCGGGGGCGGGCGAGGAGGCGCTGCGGCGGGCGCTGTGCCCGCCCGGGAAGTTGTGCTTGTTGTTGTGCATCCAGACCTTGAAGACGCCCTTGCCGACGCCGATGTCGCGGCACCACTCGACCATGAGCTGTACACTGACCCTGGCGTATTTGTACCACAGGATGCTGGCATCGCTGGCCTGAACAGCAAGACGCACATGAAGATCCTACTGAAATGGATGACGGGGAGAAATGTCGTGAAGCTGACCTGCGTGCACGTGGGCAACGCGAAGAAGTCCTCTACTCCCGGTCCACTGAAAGCAGCAGCAGCGCCGGCGCATCACCGTCATCCACATCGGCCTCGCAGTGACGGTCAGTCGCCGTTAAGCCTTGGTGTGGTTCTTGATGTTGCTTTGTAGATCGATGGAGGCTGCCTCCGGTCATGGTGATCCCATGTTTAACCTTGATGACGAACATTGGAAAAAGCATTTTGTTTTATGGACTGGAATAGTCTGCAAACATCACGATAGCAATATTGTTCTGCTGCTCATCAGCTGAGGATGCTGCCCTGTCCTGAACTCCTGATTTTGCTTTTGATCTACTATGTGATGATTTGCTCTTTGTTGAGCACCATTTTGagcgggcggacggtccggccctgaggccggacggtccgcggtccggacagtccgcgcctgtgggccggacggtccgcgcatgcgccgagcagtttagggttccgagttttgtgctatgtttgttggctagatttgcggaattaacccggaatccagtcgtgtaaagggtccagcccccctcctctatataaagagaggtctacgaccgatttgtaattatcaatcgaatcaatacaacttctattcgcatttatttccagtacaattaggagtagttctagtctagttctagtttagcctctcgatccccaaattcttcgcctctcttcgactctacgccgattagaggagtctaggtcggccggcccgagcctagacaacccctaggatctctcctccccgacggggtccctcccgggagcgagatccaggcaccgccggcgatcttccgccgcccctgcgcacgcgcggaccgtccggccccagggcgcggaccgtccggacgtgaggcaggaaaacctagcccctgcgccaggtcgcggaccgtccggccccaggccgcggaccgttcgcgcctgaccagagagtaccgtcgccggttcttcttgagtatttggtgctccgaaaaagcgtcaacatactttttggcgactccgctggggaacacAAATACAgagtcatcaaatcggccctcaatggccggttcaagggatagctctgatatttccccaagtaacatcatagagccgacttgggacacattaccggctgacgaacagctccagtttgaggagcacaaggagcagatgatccaggaggcaaaagcgaggttcttggccaacttcaaagtggacaggaacaacaaagtcgtccgacatcgggcgacggatccggcttcactgcgacccacgccagacatccccaatgtaagtaatacaaacgagctgcaatctcttaagaattatgtagatgaacagcgtgagaaaatgcaaaatatcataggggatatGCAAAACGACTATAGGAGATTAGCGCGTGCATTTGACAAATCTAGCATTGCAAATTTCCCATCACACGAAGTAGAATTAGGGGATAAtacgcgtaatacatcggctgtaggttgtcacgaccagtcacaacccctttatgggatgccgatggacacgtaccctgagcaaccgcaaatcggcagcaaaacagccgatctgcacatgtccggaccgtccgcgcgtgatcgcggactgtccgggccagtcatggccgggcccatttttaatgaggtacccagacacgcacccgagccaccacatatgacacagaacccaaactacccagtcggacggtctgcatacaacgacggacggtccgcatataatcactgacggtccgggtacatagccggacagtccgcgcatgagtcttttgaggaggattattacctgaatcctcgcccgtcccagcaacacttcccatcacactatgtaatgcaccagcccattaattcaggatccagagcccaggaaagctttccggccccacctagaaggccagaaagaaacgatcaaacctatgagccatatagggcaaatggaaatgcaccatgtagctcaaaccaatggggggaacgacaacatactaacatgcaaccaaacccgcctatgtttgaccagagagccggtggtcttgcaccggctgccattgatatagtgagggaagaaatagccggggcgttccgagataagctcggagtaagcctgATCCCTGGGggacaatcatatcggaaaccttatgacagccgatttgatcaccacccgtacccactgggaactagaatacccgaattcgcaaaattttcgggtgatcaagggaaaaacacacgcaaacatataggccagttcttagcacaattgggagaattggccgacacagagacatttcgcgtacgtttattttcattatcgctaacaggaaccgcgtttgcatggtatgccactttacctcctaattccatttcataatggggggatttagaacaaaaattttatgatcattttttctccggtgactatgagttggatttggtagatttagtatcgttgcgacagacaaaagatgaatcggttaatgattacatccggagattccgagatacaagaaaccgatgctttcaaattcatttagcagaaaaacagctagtagaattagcctttaatggtctgcgatattatttaaaagaaagattagaaggcatccaattttttacactagcacagttacaccagagagctttggcttgcgaaagccggagcaaagaaactgctaaaacaatgcgtcacaacgtacacatagtagaatgcgaccaaagtagctcagatgacgaatcagcagaagtgtacgctgctgaaatggtttggccaaaacaggccaaatcttcggcttgttcctccttacagccagttcaaaagaaacggcaagaggaggttaagtttacatttaatgttggtaagtgtgatagaatatttgacgaattactcaaaaatggcaatattaaaataaatcacactgttccatccgccgacgagctaaaacgtcgtgcgtactgcaagtggcataactcattttctcatgccactaatgattgtaatgtatttcggcgacagattcaatcggccattaacgaaggacgattgaaatttcaggaaatgcaggtggatacagagccctttccgatgaacatgattgacttcgagggcaagaaagtcctggttcggccaaatatagccgataaaggcaaaggcaaggaaacaatcatcggcaatgctaaaaaggtcgatggggattgtaaagtttcttgcaggaaagtggtagccgagaagactcccgatggaggggagaccctgaaggtgaccatcacagcctctagcactggggggcaagcgcagacagggagacagttgcgggaacccgtgctgcgcatcacggacagtccgccgtcccgacgcggacggtccgacgtttctcc is a genomic window of Zea mays cultivar B73 chromosome 5, Zm-B73-REFERENCE-NAM-5.0, whole genome shotgun sequence containing:
- the LOC103626326 gene encoding zinc-finger homeodomain protein 9-like → MVEWCRDIGVGKGVFKVWMHNNKHNFPGGHSARRSASSPAPAAASLQTPADGAGAAAAPSFNPSRITPPPPVLTLSPTAATGFNINVAASSAPTVATDYTTDKEALPLCAMPRNPSFAPVHRA
- the LOC103626327 gene encoding uncharacterized protein codes for the protein MLKPVAAVGDKDAGIAGLNSKTHMKILLKWMTGRNVVKLTCVHVGNAKKSSTPGPLKAAAAPAHHRHPHRPRSDGQSPLSLGVVLDVAL